A part of Alkalinema sp. FACHB-956 genomic DNA contains:
- a CDS encoding site-specific integrase, translating into MKSNLSLWDAVQDYLLHLSEFKDPKSCRSTANQLRSAMLRFVALGLGSERENPRAKMSNHESQAAIDFLDRLPVDQVAKVPRALHTGFSQLRASEASQKNYASYIGGFMAWSKDQPWHPGLPQAFEKRCPKMMARGKSRKIANKITHRSGKYKKYALDQKDMSPELLADLKQFEAFLSDPHHPERLTGVPPLKPSSAKAYLKNLRLMLGFRVRHDSDPIEASRIQLSDLVPILSSSVLDDLSRPLQRQLQQQARETFSRWWHGYLVFLADAMESRSPRTTMNKLLALMALAKFLYRKEVLFETDYGSIFVMQVINQLLKQAMHEVGRWRSRKQTVSKFSEKWLDYDPEQETILDAIYRRIVEPLRLELAVRDQYGQYRQPRAIAKSLAHFLLWHRMTTYPARRPGEIRQLKVALFCPVEKPPEVPADGYYFPLLPNQYREVDASGNPTDNCLYRIYSHDSGGQLQGKYMLQICGSKTHEKYGMQEFPIDDEMFEDQTTLYGRYHDYLCGRWVVGGNKHDLRYTWWRSEWYGQRGRWVSKGRQEFNPEVFALPNPEGVGMIVPWGYLFPGPLTGKCMSEANFGRFFSNPAMRLTNKKITPHMLRKVWATWAIEAGLTEREVLAVAYLMGHSTATFHADYARPTSEVQRRFLDGLLRQRAKNRANPPDC; encoded by the coding sequence ATGAAATCTAACTTGAGCTTGTGGGATGCAGTGCAAGATTATTTGCTGCATCTCAGTGAATTCAAAGACCCAAAGAGCTGTCGATCGACTGCGAATCAATTGCGATCGGCAATGCTGAGGTTTGTTGCCTTGGGCTTGGGGTCAGAGCGCGAAAATCCTCGAGCAAAGATGTCGAATCACGAGAGTCAAGCCGCGATCGATTTTCTCGATCGGCTACCCGTTGATCAGGTGGCGAAGGTGCCTCGGGCTTTGCACACAGGTTTTTCCCAGCTGAGAGCCTCTGAGGCCAGCCAGAAAAATTACGCTAGCTACATTGGCGGCTTCATGGCGTGGTCTAAAGATCAGCCTTGGCATCCTGGCTTACCCCAAGCCTTTGAGAAGCGGTGCCCAAAGATGATGGCGCGGGGCAAAAGCAGGAAAATTGCCAATAAAATCACCCATCGATCTGGCAAATACAAGAAATATGCACTAGATCAAAAAGACATGTCGCCTGAACTGCTGGCAGACTTGAAACAATTTGAAGCATTTCTCAGCGATCCTCACCATCCGGAGCGCTTGACAGGTGTCCCGCCCCTCAAACCGAGTTCTGCGAAGGCGTATCTCAAGAATCTGAGATTGATGCTGGGATTTCGGGTTCGGCACGATTCAGATCCGATCGAAGCTTCGCGAATCCAGCTTTCAGATCTGGTTCCGATCTTGTCGTCGTCGGTGCTGGATGATCTCAGTCGGCCATTGCAGCGGCAACTCCAGCAGCAAGCCCGTGAGACGTTTTCGCGCTGGTGGCATGGCTATTTGGTGTTTTTGGCGGATGCGATGGAATCTCGCAGCCCGCGAACGACCATGAATAAATTGCTGGCTTTGATGGCGTTGGCAAAATTTCTGTACCGAAAAGAGGTGTTGTTTGAAACTGATTACGGCTCTATTTTTGTGATGCAGGTGATTAACCAACTGCTGAAGCAGGCGATGCATGAGGTCGGGCGTTGGCGATCGCGCAAACAAACGGTCAGTAAATTCAGCGAAAAGTGGCTAGATTACGATCCAGAGCAGGAAACCATCTTGGATGCAATTTATAGGCGCATTGTGGAGCCGCTACGCTTGGAACTGGCTGTGCGTGACCAATATGGGCAATATCGCCAGCCGAGGGCGATCGCCAAAAGTCTAGCGCACTTTTTGCTGTGGCATCGTATGACAACTTACCCGGCGCGGCGACCTGGCGAAATTCGCCAACTGAAGGTGGCGCTCTTTTGTCCAGTGGAGAAGCCCCCTGAAGTTCCAGCGGATGGCTATTATTTCCCGCTGCTGCCGAACCAGTACCGGGAGGTCGATGCCAGCGGGAATCCAACGGATAACTGCCTGTATCGCATTTACTCCCATGACAGTGGGGGACAGCTTCAGGGCAAATACATGCTCCAAATTTGTGGCTCAAAAACCCATGAGAAGTATGGGATGCAAGAGTTCCCGATCGACGATGAGATGTTTGAGGATCAAACGACGCTGTATGGCCGTTATCACGACTATCTTTGTGGGCGCTGGGTCGTGGGCGGAAACAAGCATGATTTGCGCTATACCTGGTGGCGGTCTGAATGGTACGGACAGCGGGGCCGATGGGTCTCGAAGGGGCGGCAGGAGTTTAATCCGGAGGTGTTTGCTTTACCGAATCCGGAGGGGGTGGGGATGATTGTGCCGTGGGGCTATCTGTTTCCGGGGCCTCTGACAGGAAAATGCATGTCTGAGGCGAACTTTGGCAGATTTTTTTCCAATCCGGCGATGCGGCTGACGAACAAAAAGATTACGCCCCACATGCTCCGGAAGGTGTGGGCTACTTGGGCGATCGAGGCTGGTTTGACGGAGCGGGAGGTGCTGGCGGTGGCTTACCTGATGGGGCATTCCACAGCGACGTTCCATGCAGACTATGCCCGCCCAACGTCTGAGGTGCAGCGGCGATTTCTGGATGGTTTGCTGCGGCAGCGGGCGAAAAATCGGGCCAATCCTCCAGATTGTTGA
- a CDS encoding formylglycine-generating enzyme family protein → MNEFFHQATGEPLSNLHQDIFRRAWENYTYEEMGLGYSLGHIREEGSKLFRVLGQKLGQPVNKRNFRAVLSNYAYSYVHSESVSQETYGTLIQKRIPGTAQYYSEPLGDTTTLEMVLIPGGSFLMGSPEDEPERMDREGPQHEVTVPSFFMGRYPVTQAQWRWVAGLSPINQELDPDPAHFKGDHRPVEQVSWHDAVEFCARVSAHTGRPYRLPSEAEWEYACRAETMTPFHFGETITTDLANYDGNYTYNDGPKGEYRKETTPVDQFGIANAFGLCEMHGNVWEWCADHWHDSYEGATIDGSAWVDQDVGEDRSYVLRGGSWSSLPMRCRSASRNLTVAGARNFILGFRVVCSAPRLFPSP, encoded by the coding sequence ATGAATGAATTCTTTCATCAAGCCACGGGCGAACCTTTGAGCAACTTACACCAAGATATTTTTCGTCGTGCTTGGGAAAATTATACCTATGAGGAGATGGGATTAGGGTACAGTCTCGGTCACATTCGCGAAGAAGGCTCTAAATTATTTCGAGTCCTAGGGCAAAAGTTGGGCCAACCCGTGAACAAAAGAAACTTTCGCGCGGTACTGAGCAATTATGCTTACTCTTATGTCCACTCTGAATCCGTTAGTCAAGAAACCTACGGAACCCTCATCCAAAAACGCATCCCCGGCACCGCCCAATACTACTCCGAACCCCTAGGTGACACCACCACCCTGGAGATGGTACTAATCCCAGGGGGCAGCTTCCTGATGGGTTCCCCAGAGGATGAACCTGAGCGGATGGATAGGGAAGGTCCACAACACGAGGTCACCGTGCCCAGCTTCTTCATGGGACGCTATCCGGTTACCCAAGCCCAATGGCGATGGGTCGCAGGCCTATCCCCCATCAACCAGGAACTCGACCCCGATCCCGCTCATTTCAAAGGGGATCACCGCCCTGTGGAGCAGGTGTCCTGGCACGATGCCGTTGAGTTCTGTGCCCGCGTCTCTGCCCACACAGGCCGCCCCTACCGCCTGCCTAGCGAAGCGGAGTGGGAATATGCCTGCCGTGCCGAAACCATGACCCCGTTTCACTTTGGGGAGACCATTACCACCGACCTCGCCAACTACGACGGCAACTACACCTACAACGATGGCCCCAAAGGGGAATACCGAAAAGAAACCACCCCCGTCGATCAGTTTGGCATTGCCAATGCCTTTGGGTTGTGCGAGATGCACGGCAACGTCTGGGAATGGTGTGCCGACCACTGGCATGACAGTTATGAAGGTGCGACTATCGATGGCAGTGCATGGGTGGATCAAGACGTGGGCGAAGATAGATCATATGTACTGCGCGGCGGCTCCTGGAGCAGCCTTCCTATGCGTTGTCGCTCTGCCTCTCGCAACCTCACTGTTGCGGGTGCGCGCAACTTCATCCTCGGTTTTCGTGTTGTCTGTTCAGCCCCAAGACTCTTCCCTAGCCCTTAG
- a CDS encoding transposase yields MARSRYRFIEQAPHFLTCTVVNWIDLFSQPELAQIILNSLDFLQQQQRLALHGYVIMENHLHLIASSKNLSKEIACFKSFTARSIVDCLEQRRSSPLLAQLQAHKLPHKTGQRYQVWQEGSHPQAIVSEAMLVQKLDYLHNNPLRRGYVDDPAHWRYSSYRNYVGQAGLLAVEVLG; encoded by the coding sequence ATGGCCCGATCGCGCTACCGATTTATTGAACAAGCTCCCCATTTCTTGACCTGTACCGTTGTGAATTGGATTGATTTGTTTAGTCAGCCAGAGTTGGCGCAAATTATCCTCAACTCATTGGATTTTTTACAACAACAGCAACGGTTGGCGCTCCATGGTTACGTGATTATGGAAAACCATTTGCATTTGATTGCGTCATCCAAAAACTTATCCAAAGAAATCGCTTGCTTTAAATCATTTACGGCCCGATCGATTGTGGATTGCCTGGAACAGCGGCGATCGTCTCCGTTGTTGGCGCAATTGCAGGCCCATAAGCTGCCGCATAAGACGGGTCAGCGGTATCAGGTGTGGCAGGAAGGGTCCCATCCGCAAGCGATCGTTAGTGAGGCGATGCTAGTGCAGAAGTTGGACTACCTTCACAATAATCCTCTGCGGCGGGGCTATGTGGATGATCCGGCCCATTGGCGCTATTCCAGCTATCGCAATTATGTTGGGCAGGCGGGGTTGTTGGCGGTGGAGGTGCTGGGGTGA
- a CDS encoding formylglycine-generating enzyme family protein has translation MTQQPDRSVFEQLIARLRHAQIDWDAENIADALWLARYVEGQSDRADRSTEAAATPKIRTETVTGEASPPQPPPELGLYAQGQPAQSPNQPNQSNPAAPGLPFKTPTAPALRQTLAIGRSLRPLRRRVDSYRRRVLDEEATAEQTAEQQFCMTVVQPEPENWLEVALVMEYTPSSFIWQDTLQSFKQLLEHQGAFRSVNVWHLKVVQDTASQTAKEQTKAANGTTNVVQLFTHLPGSRPQKPRSLKELIDPAGRRLILVLSDCVSEAWQQGVIQEACLELWALRGPIAIMQFLPGRLWGRTALRSGVAVKLSSLTPGAANRELLLHEVPVWSDSQTDRGLKLPIVTLEPGSLGLWAKMVAGFGEQRVAGVWFDEGWKDWVQTEATPAGDWTAEQLVDRFNTTASLLARRLAILMAIVPVQLPIIYLIQATMLRESTPLHLAEVFMSGLIRQEAGAAAAEQATEPAYEFVAGVRERLLDLADPGEAEQLLDRVSQYVGQKIGRSLYSFTALLRLERELQGGDVADLVKFATVTKQAVKRLGGAYAELVRAMEARPPVPPPGPLVQFPPLQRLEFTWVQLEEEDAELEEEPEEEPEEEPETPLPELMPFEFTIATLRQEGRERVVWNQAQQAYRFVEELAPEVVLEMVAIPGGRFLMGSPEDEPERMDREGPQHEVTVPSFFMGRYPVTQSQWRWVAGLPPIKQELDPDPAHFKGDHRPVEKVSWHDAVEFCARLSAHTGRPYRLPSEAEWEYACRAGTTTPFHFGEMITTDLANYDGNYTYNDGPKGEYRRGTTPVDQFGIANAFGLCDMHGNVWEWCADHWHINYEGAPIDGNAWVDQNAGEDDLYVLRGGSWDNDPRVCRSASRSNDLAGARGNNGSFRVVCSAPGLFPRP, from the coding sequence ATGACCCAGCAGCCCGATCGATCCGTTTTTGAGCAGTTGATTGCTCGGCTGCGCCACGCCCAAATTGATTGGGATGCGGAAAATATTGCGGATGCGCTGTGGTTGGCGCGGTATGTTGAGGGCCAATCCGATCGCGCAGATCGATCGACGGAGGCCGCTGCTACACCCAAGATTCGGACGGAAACGGTGACAGGAGAAGCGTCACCCCCGCAACCCCCGCCGGAACTGGGGTTGTATGCCCAAGGACAGCCTGCCCAAAGCCCCAATCAGCCCAATCAGTCAAATCCAGCGGCTCCAGGACTCCCGTTTAAGACGCCGACGGCTCCAGCGTTGCGGCAAACCCTCGCGATCGGGCGATCGTTGCGGCCCTTACGGCGCAGGGTAGATTCCTATCGGCGGCGGGTGCTAGATGAGGAGGCAACGGCGGAACAAACGGCGGAACAGCAGTTCTGTATGACGGTGGTGCAGCCGGAGCCGGAAAATTGGTTGGAAGTGGCGCTGGTGATGGAATACACGCCCTCTAGTTTTATTTGGCAGGATACGCTGCAATCGTTTAAGCAATTACTGGAACATCAAGGTGCGTTTCGATCGGTGAATGTGTGGCATCTCAAGGTTGTCCAAGATACGGCATCGCAGACTGCTAAAGAACAAACCAAAGCGGCGAATGGGACGACGAATGTGGTGCAGTTATTTACCCATCTGCCTGGATCCCGTCCACAGAAGCCTCGTAGCCTGAAGGAATTGATTGATCCGGCGGGGCGACGGTTGATTTTGGTGCTGAGTGATTGTGTTTCGGAGGCATGGCAGCAGGGCGTGATCCAGGAGGCGTGTTTAGAGCTGTGGGCGCTGCGGGGGCCGATCGCGATTATGCAGTTCTTGCCGGGACGGTTGTGGGGCAGGACGGCGCTGCGATCGGGGGTGGCGGTGAAGCTGAGCAGTCTGACGCCGGGGGCCGCCAATCGTGAGTTGCTGTTGCATGAGGTGCCGGTTTGGTCTGATAGCCAGACCGATCGCGGTTTGAAGCTGCCGATCGTGACGTTGGAGCCGGGGTCTTTGGGGTTGTGGGCCAAGATGGTGGCGGGGTTTGGGGAGCAGCGGGTGGCGGGGGTTTGGTTTGATGAGGGCTGGAAGGACTGGGTGCAGACGGAAGCGACGCCTGCGGGGGATTGGACGGCGGAGCAGTTGGTCGATCGATTTAATACAACGGCGTCGTTATTGGCGCGGCGGTTGGCGATCTTGATGGCGATCGTTCCGGTGCAGTTGCCGATTATTTATTTGATTCAGGCGACGATGCTGCGGGAGTCTACGCCGTTGCATTTGGCGGAAGTGTTTATGAGTGGGTTGATTCGGCAGGAGGCTGGGGCAGCGGCGGCAGAGCAGGCAACGGAACCCGCCTATGAATTCGTGGCGGGGGTGCGGGAACGGTTGCTGGATTTGGCTGATCCGGGGGAGGCGGAACAGTTGCTCGATCGGGTGTCGCAGTATGTGGGGCAAAAGATTGGGCGGAGTCTCTACAGTTTTACGGCGTTGTTGCGGTTGGAGCGGGAGTTGCAAGGGGGGGATGTGGCGGATTTGGTGAAGTTTGCCACAGTGACGAAGCAGGCGGTGAAGCGGTTGGGGGGCGCGTATGCGGAGTTGGTGAGGGCGATGGAAGCGCGGCCTCCGGTGCCACCGCCAGGGCCGTTGGTGCAGTTTCCGCCGTTGCAGCGGCTGGAGTTTACCTGGGTGCAGTTGGAGGAGGAAGACGCGGAACTGGAAGAGGAACCAGAAGAAGAACCAGAAGAAGAACCAGAAACCCCGTTGCCGGAGCTGATGCCCTTTGAGTTCACCATTGCGACGTTGCGCCAGGAAGGCCGGGAGCGGGTTGTCTGGAATCAAGCCCAGCAAGCCTATCGCTTTGTGGAAGAACTGGCTCCGGAGGTTGTCCTGGAGATGGTGGCAATTCCCGGTGGTAGGTTCCTAATGGGATCCCCAGAAGATGAACCTGAGCGGATGGATAGGGAAGGTCCACAACACGAGGTCACCGTGCCCAGCTTCTTCATGGGACGTTATCCGGTTACCCAATCCCAATGGCGATGGGTCGCAGGCTTACCCCCCATCAAGCAGGAACTCGACCCCGATCCCGCTCATTTCAAAGGGGATCACCGCCCTGTAGAGAAGGTATCCTGGCACGACGCGGTCGAGTTCTGTGCCCGCCTCTCTGCCCACACAGGCCGTCCCTACCGCCTGCCCAGCGAAGCAGAGTGGGAATATGCCTGCCGTGCTGGAACCACGACTCCTTTCCACTTTGGGGAGATGATTACCACCGACCTCGCTAATTACGACGGCAACTACACCTATAACGATGGCCCCAAGGGCGAATACCGAAGAGGAACTACCCCCGTCGATCAATTTGGTATCGCCAATGCCTTTGGGCTGTGCGACATGCATGGCAATGTCTGGGAATGGTGTGCTGACCACTGGCATATCAACTACGAAGGTGCGCCTATCGATGGTAATGCGTGGGTGGATCAAAACGCGGGGGAAGATGATTTATATGTACTGCGCGGCGGCTCCTGGGACAACGATCCTAGGGTTTGTCGCTCTGCCTCTCGCAGCAATGATCTTGCGGGTGCGCGCGGCAACAACGGCAGTTTTCGTGTTGTCTGTTCAGCCCCAGGGCTCTTCCCTCGCCCTTAG
- a CDS encoding MoxR family ATPase, with the protein MTGTDDRQPLENPSAAAGETGATWKIFQGTGIPHDGLERLPDPPSWRVFQDEATRQQHKGATFQPRPEEIEMVNAALYLRRPLLITGKPGTGKTSLAYAVANELKLGEVLYWPITTRTTLKDGLYSYDAIGRLQDSQQKPKTGTKTRNSVEDIGKYIRLGPLGTALLPTGSPKQPRILLIDEIDKSDIDLPNDLLHVFEEGRFRISELERIKEVAPRVRINTAYTSEGDNQPLQVEIEAGHVQCTTFPFVILTSNGEREFPPPFLRRCIRLAMREPDEKELARIVEAHLKQSFPSVLQDAESIIKKFLDIRDKAGQEVATDQLLNAIYLLLQKDIPTEEARDKLRDRLLNGLLKSLSGPGAE; encoded by the coding sequence ATGACTGGAACCGACGATCGTCAGCCTTTAGAAAACCCCAGTGCTGCTGCGGGAGAAACGGGTGCGACTTGGAAAATCTTTCAAGGCACGGGGATTCCCCATGATGGGCTAGAGCGATTGCCCGATCCGCCCAGTTGGCGCGTTTTTCAGGATGAGGCGACGCGGCAGCAACACAAGGGCGCAACCTTTCAACCGCGACCGGAAGAGATTGAGATGGTCAATGCGGCGTTATATCTGCGGCGACCGTTGCTGATTACGGGCAAACCGGGCACGGGCAAAACTTCGCTGGCCTATGCAGTGGCTAATGAGTTGAAACTGGGGGAAGTGCTATACTGGCCGATTACGACGCGCACCACGCTCAAAGATGGCCTCTATAGCTACGATGCGATCGGGCGGTTGCAGGATTCCCAGCAGAAACCGAAAACAGGAACGAAAACACGAAATTCCGTGGAAGACATCGGCAAGTACATTCGCTTGGGGCCGTTGGGGACAGCGCTTTTGCCCACCGGTTCGCCGAAGCAGCCGAGGATTTTGTTGATTGATGAAATTGATAAAAGCGATATTGATTTGCCGAATGATCTGCTGCACGTCTTTGAGGAAGGACGATTTCGGATTTCAGAGCTAGAGCGCATTAAGGAAGTAGCCCCTCGGGTGCGGATCAATACGGCCTATACCAGCGAAGGCGACAATCAACCCCTCCAGGTTGAGATTGAAGCCGGTCATGTGCAATGTACAACATTTCCCTTTGTGATCTTAACCAGTAACGGAGAACGGGAGTTTCCGCCTCCGTTTTTGCGGCGTTGTATTCGTCTTGCCATGCGAGAACCGGATGAAAAAGAGCTAGCTCGCATTGTGGAAGCGCATTTAAAACAGTCGTTTCCTAGCGTGTTGCAAGATGCAGAATCGATTATTAAGAAGTTTCTGGACATCCGGGATAAAGCGGGTCAAGAAGTGGCAACGGATCAGTTGCTGAATGCAATCTATTTACTGTTGCAAAAAGACATACCCACGGAAGAAGCGCGGGATAAATTGCGCGATCGATTGCTGAACGGATTGCTGAAATCATTATCTGGCCCAGGTGCAGAATGA
- a CDS encoding trypsin-like peptidase domain-containing protein, whose protein sequence is MTFEDGKKAIARIYSALNQVVGVGFLVADRYVLTCAHVVNACGVPQDNPIGSTLSLAFPFSPGEQLYTAEVIGHELQGDYGSDYAVLRLDTVLAIPPIGLETFIRTESPVGLQAFGFPKGDQAGRNLIAESRGTIAPGDWEQIEDTKQPGLAVEEGFSGAPVWCPSVSAFVGMIVARDKRREAAKVGFMIPTQKLNKPLKLIQKRTLLDLLEPEHNSLTEQIQIAYEVCRREGTPSPYQTALSARLDDLAGMADGEIEEPMLVQFAACLLNQALSDNVRTRLEQWAQRYTQNLNTLRTKLQDQQNQKLNRQSVKSKYPGLLISVKAHESQEKHYTVNAWFIRDFNQYDATTGQGSEALTFQNLRQTPEDENLDPETGIPDRQLPSLFADYLDQVGARVDLRALTIELLLPMVLMNQRIEQQPIPCDFAIPEALVASYRVSLRSQDRLESPRFLGTWAAKWQQLETSLSLQTGPAFVTGSENLKQMQRELKPNEKLGLLLPYPPSADEKELGVLIGTGTPIALWVRKDHPNQAWGHQFCQQVLGCLGETGDEPGPSGCCLHQPCSSNHLPGNCRSILLGKLLDRVTTIRREALERDDDLENIAQSLELGHHLAFVWENPKRVPPTSKSPYQHPSSQ, encoded by the coding sequence ATGACGTTTGAAGACGGAAAAAAGGCGATCGCTCGAATTTATTCAGCGCTGAACCAAGTGGTTGGCGTTGGCTTTTTGGTGGCCGATCGCTACGTGTTGACCTGTGCCCACGTTGTGAATGCCTGTGGGGTCCCTCAAGACAACCCGATCGGCTCGACCCTATCGCTGGCATTTCCCTTCAGCCCTGGTGAGCAACTTTACACAGCAGAGGTCATTGGGCACGAGTTGCAGGGAGACTATGGGAGTGATTATGCGGTTTTACGGTTGGACACCGTTCTAGCTATCCCACCGATCGGCTTGGAGACATTTATCAGAACGGAGAGTCCGGTGGGACTTCAGGCGTTTGGCTTCCCAAAGGGGGATCAGGCGGGACGCAATTTAATCGCAGAAAGTCGAGGCACGATCGCCCCTGGGGATTGGGAACAGATCGAGGATACAAAGCAACCTGGATTAGCGGTTGAGGAAGGGTTTAGTGGTGCGCCAGTGTGGTGTCCATCGGTCAGCGCCTTTGTGGGCATGATTGTAGCGCGGGACAAAAGGCGAGAAGCCGCTAAGGTCGGGTTCATGATTCCGACGCAGAAGCTGAATAAGCCCCTGAAATTGATCCAGAAGCGAACCCTACTGGATTTACTTGAACCGGAACACAACAGCTTGACGGAGCAGATTCAAATTGCCTACGAAGTTTGCCGTCGCGAGGGAACTCCTTCTCCCTACCAAACAGCACTATCGGCACGATTAGACGATTTGGCTGGGATGGCAGACGGCGAGATTGAGGAACCCATGCTGGTGCAGTTTGCAGCTTGTTTGCTGAATCAAGCTCTATCAGATAACGTCAGAACGCGGTTGGAACAGTGGGCACAACGCTATACCCAGAATTTAAATACACTGCGAACAAAGCTCCAGGATCAGCAAAACCAAAAGCTCAATCGTCAATCGGTTAAATCCAAATATCCTGGTTTATTGATTAGTGTCAAAGCCCATGAGAGCCAGGAGAAGCATTACACCGTCAATGCTTGGTTTATTCGTGATTTTAACCAATATGATGCAACAACAGGACAAGGCTCCGAGGCCCTGACGTTCCAAAACCTCAGACAGACCCCGGAGGATGAGAATCTCGATCCTGAAACTGGAATTCCCGATCGCCAACTTCCCAGTTTATTTGCCGACTACCTCGATCAGGTGGGGGCACGGGTTGATTTGCGAGCGCTGACGATTGAGCTTCTCCTACCCATGGTGTTAATGAATCAGCGCATTGAACAGCAGCCCATTCCCTGCGATTTTGCCATCCCGGAAGCACTAGTGGCCAGTTATCGGGTTTCCTTACGATCGCAGGATCGCTTAGAATCCCCTCGATTTCTTGGCACATGGGCAGCCAAGTGGCAACAGCTTGAGACATCGCTGAGTCTCCAGACAGGGCCAGCCTTCGTGACAGGAAGCGAGAATCTCAAGCAAATGCAGCGGGAACTCAAACCGAATGAAAAGCTGGGACTGCTATTACCCTATCCGCCAAGCGCTGATGAGAAAGAGTTAGGCGTTTTGATTGGGACGGGAACCCCGATCGCGCTATGGGTTCGTAAAGACCATCCCAATCAGGCTTGGGGGCACCAGTTTTGCCAACAGGTTTTGGGCTGCTTAGGTGAAACCGGTGATGAGCCAGGGCCGTCTGGCTGCTGTTTACATCAGCCTTGTTCTAGCAATCATCTACCCGGCAACTGTCGGAGTATCCTGTTAGGCAAACTCCTCGATCGCGTAACCACGATCCGTCGAGAAGCATTGGAACGCGATGATGACCTGGAAAACATCGCACAATCCCTTGAATTGGGGCATCACCTCGCGTTTGTGTGGGAAAATCCTAAGCGAGTGCCACCCACCAGTAAAAGTCCTTATCAACATCCTTCTTCCCAATAG
- a CDS encoding CU044_2847 family protein — translation MTPMEKAIAQFTLEDGSSVLVEVDEPEGSAIQPVASVSTGKLVYQAQVSLEQALDRVKPVASTVLNKLRSGMTTPADEIEVTFGLKLSAEAGAIISSVGGEVTFEVKLKWNQSQTAGKSA, via the coding sequence ATGACTCCCATGGAAAAAGCGATCGCCCAGTTTACCCTCGAAGACGGTTCCTCAGTCCTGGTGGAAGTGGACGAACCGGAAGGGAGTGCTATTCAACCCGTGGCTTCGGTCAGTACTGGAAAACTGGTGTATCAGGCGCAAGTGTCTTTAGAGCAAGCCTTGGATCGAGTCAAGCCGGTAGCTTCGACGGTACTGAACAAGTTGAGATCTGGGATGACCACGCCTGCCGATGAAATTGAGGTGACGTTTGGGTTAAAACTCAGTGCTGAAGCAGGGGCTATCATTAGCTCCGTAGGGGGAGAAGTGACCTTTGAAGTCAAACTGAAGTGGAATCAGAGCCAGACGGCTGGAAAATCAGCATGA
- a CDS encoding type II toxin-antitoxin system Phd/YefM family antitoxin, which produces MIPLQNIQSLTDFKRNASNYVEQVQSTHTPLILTVNGKAAVVVQDATSFQAQVDRLQALEAELQELKRVALRQDLAVGLQQLQQGQTTEYTEATLHQLFDDIKMQGRSELGRSV; this is translated from the coding sequence ATGATTCCTCTGCAAAATATTCAGTCCCTGACCGACTTCAAGCGCAATGCCAGCAATTATGTAGAGCAGGTGCAATCAACCCATACCCCACTCATCCTCACCGTCAATGGCAAAGCAGCAGTGGTGGTGCAAGATGCAACATCCTTCCAGGCTCAGGTCGATCGCCTGCAAGCCCTAGAAGCAGAATTACAGGAACTCAAGCGAGTGGCCCTCCGGCAGGATCTGGCAGTGGGGCTACAACAGCTTCAGCAAGGGCAAACCACTGAATATACCGAAGCAACGTTGCATCAACTCTTTGATGACATCAAGATGCAAGGTAGATCGGAGCTAGGTCGATCGGTATGA
- a CDS encoding type II toxin-antitoxin system RelE/ParE family toxin: MRVELRLTEQAQQDLRDIWRGWAEYSGLELADRRLDEIETKFRLLLQFPNAGRIRDELQPGIRSYPAGEVVIFYRVAASVLEVVRVLHGRRDVEAVLQEES, from the coding sequence ATGAGGGTTGAGTTGCGATTGACGGAGCAAGCTCAACAAGACTTGCGGGATATTTGGCGGGGCTGGGCGGAATATAGCGGGTTAGAGCTTGCCGATCGTCGTTTGGATGAAATTGAAACAAAGTTTCGCCTACTCTTGCAGTTTCCCAATGCAGGGCGTATTCGGGATGAGCTTCAACCCGGCATCAGAAGCTATCCAGCGGGAGAAGTGGTGATTTTCTATCGTGTGGCAGCATCTGTCCTGGAAGTTGTGAGGGTACTGCATGGCAGACGGGATGTGGAAGCCGTCTTGCAGGAAGAGAGCTAA
- a CDS encoding GIY-YIG nuclease family protein, giving the protein MSINFVREEAERILDRFQSVPFDTCHVLTRQFETVPARTGIYGFRHRTDGLLYIGKATNIQRRLRSGHKALAWAFIDRLDPDDVRVVADILRFRAWQNMLDIEATMIQLSRPSYNIVIRQLED; this is encoded by the coding sequence GTGTCGATTAATTTTGTGCGAGAGGAAGCTGAACGAATCCTCGATCGCTTTCAATCGGTTCCCTTCGATACTTGCCACGTTCTGACTCGTCAGTTTGAAACGGTGCCAGCTCGTACCGGGATTTATGGCTTTCGGCATCGAACGGACGGCTTGCTCTACATCGGTAAAGCCACCAATATCCAGCGCCGGTTACGCTCTGGCCATAAAGCCCTGGCCTGGGCCTTTATCGATCGCTTAGACCCGGATGATGTTCGAGTCGTGGCAGATATTCTCAGGTTTCGGGCTTGGCAGAATATGCTGGATATTGAAGCGACGATGATTCAGCTTTCTCGCCCAAGCTATAACATCGTTATCAGGCAGCTAGAGGATTAA